In Equus przewalskii isolate Varuska chromosome 6, EquPr2, whole genome shotgun sequence, one DNA window encodes the following:
- the DCUN1D5 gene encoding DCN1-like protein 5 isoform X4: MCDCTEKLQNKFDFLRSQLNDISSFKNIYRYAFDFARDKDQRSLDIDTAKSMLALLLGRTWPLFSVFYQYLEQSKYRVMNKDQWYNVLEFSRTVHADLSNYDEDGAWPVLLDEFVEWQKVRQTS; this comes from the exons gtgTGACTGCACAGAAAAGTTACAGAACAAATTTGACTTTTTGCGCTCACAGTTGAATGATATTTCTTCGTTTAAGAATATCTACAGATATGCCTTTGATTTTGCAAGG GATAAAGATCAGAGAAGCCTTGATATTGATACTGCTAAATCTATGTTAGCTCTTCTGCTTGGGAGGACATGGCCactgttttcagtattttaccAGTACTTGGAG CAATCAAAATATCGTGTTATGAACAAAGATCAGTGGTACAATGTATTAGAATTCAGCAGAACAGTCCATGCCGATCTTAGTAACTATGATGAAGATGGTGCTT GGCCTGTTCTTCTTGATGAATTTGTTGAGTGGCAAAAAGTCCGTCAAACATCATAG
- the DCUN1D5 gene encoding DCN1-like protein 5 isoform X3: protein MLIPLCSKLFRKQKKGCDCTEKLQNKFDFLRSQLNDISSFKNIYRYAFDFARDKDQRSLDIDTAKSMLALLLGRTWPLFSVFYQYLEQSKYRVMNKDQWYNVLEFSRTVHADLSNYDEDGAWPVLLDEFVEWQKVRQTS from the exons ATGCTCATTCCACTGTGCAGTAAacttttcagaaaacagaaaaaagg gtgTGACTGCACAGAAAAGTTACAGAACAAATTTGACTTTTTGCGCTCACAGTTGAATGATATTTCTTCGTTTAAGAATATCTACAGATATGCCTTTGATTTTGCAAGG GATAAAGATCAGAGAAGCCTTGATATTGATACTGCTAAATCTATGTTAGCTCTTCTGCTTGGGAGGACATGGCCactgttttcagtattttaccAGTACTTGGAG CAATCAAAATATCGTGTTATGAACAAAGATCAGTGGTACAATGTATTAGAATTCAGCAGAACAGTCCATGCCGATCTTAGTAACTATGATGAAGATGGTGCTT GGCCTGTTCTTCTTGATGAATTTGTTGAGTGGCAAAAAGTCCGTCAAACATCATAG